In Paraglaciecola sp. T6c, the sequence ACGGCGCTTTGTTGGCGTCCCGTAGTCGCAAATACGCCTGATACTCGTCACCTGAATAGGGGGCGTCAAATCGTTGAGCAAGGTTAACTTGATAACAATCGCCACTTCTTAGGTAAGCGTTAACCTGCGCGATTTTATGCACGTACTGGCTTTTGTTCATATTGGATTGCCATTGTCCACTTAAGATGAATTTCTGAGTATCATCAGTGGGGCATGCTGCGTCAACATGGTTCAACAGGGCATTTATATGCGCTGCATCAGGCGCATTGTCATTGTGGTCAGTGGGAAAGTGGCACAGGTAAAATTGCTCAGTCTGGTTGTCTTTAACAACCGCCCAGTGATAAATCCCTACTGCCATATCAGGGGCAGAATATGGGTTTTCTGCCTGTTGGGGTAAGTCTTCGAATCGTCGTCCCAAATCATAACCAAAGTAGCCCATTGCGCCGGCTTTAAAAGGCAGTGCAGAGGTGCTGAGTGGAGCCGACTCCGTGCCCAAGCACTCTTCGAGCACAGCTTGCACTAACATCATGGGGTCTTCTTGACTGACACGATTGTTCTGGGGCGCGCCCGTGAAGCAAATGTGTGTGCTTTCACCGTTGGTGACGAGCGTGGCGAGTGGGTTTGCAACTATAACATCATACCGACCATCAACGTGGACACTGTCGGCAGAGTCTAACAATATGGCCCATTCTTGGTCGGCGAAGTGCTGGAATAAACGGTTCATACTGTGATTTTTAGGTGCGTTTAATTCAGTGATGTTCAGGGTTGGCAAAGCTGGATTTCCATCTAGTCGAGCGTATTAAGTGTGATGATATTGGCCAAAAACAGTCATTGCGAGTTCTATAAGGCGATTTATCATGGAGCAATCTATCATCACAGGTTATCATATGCGCGACCTACGAACGACAATTGTCGAGCTCTTTGACATGACTTTGTCGAAACTTTGTGACACATCAAACAAGAGGCAACTATGGCTGTTATCCGTCAACAGGACTTTATCGATAGCATTGAAGATTCTTTGCAGTTTATTTCCTATTATCATCCGTTAGATTATATCAAGGCCGTTGAAAAAGCCTACAACAAGGAAGAAAGTCAGGCCGCAAAAGACGCTATGGCACAAATACTGATTAATTCACGTATGTCAGCCGAAGGTAAGCGTCCGTTATGTCAAGATACGGGCATAGTGACCTGTTTCGTTAAAATAGGTATGGGTGTGCAGTGGGATAAAACTGACCTGACGGTGCAGCAAATGGTTGATGAGGGAACGCGTCGCGCTTATAACAATAAAGAAAATCCGTTGCGTGCTTCTATTGTTTCAGATCCAGCGGGTGCGCGTAAAAATACCAAAGACAATACGCCAGCGGTTGTGCATATCGATACCGTACCAGGCGAAGGTATTGAAGTGATGATCGCGGCCAAAGGTGGCGGTTCAGAAAATAAATCTAAAATGGTGATGTTAAACCCCAATGACAGCATTGCAGATTGGGTGGTGAAAACCTTACCGACTATGGGGGCA encodes:
- the pabB gene encoding aminodeoxychorismate synthase component I, which gives rise to MPTLNITELNAPKNHSMNRLFQHFADQEWAILLDSADSVHVDGRYDVIVANPLATLVTNGESTHICFTGAPQNNRVSQEDPMMLVQAVLEECLGTESAPLSTSALPFKAGAMGYFGYDLGRRFEDLPQQAENPYSAPDMAVGIYHWAVVKDNQTEQFYLCHFPTDHNDNAPDAAHINALLNHVDAACPTDDTQKFILSGQWQSNMNKSQYVHKIAQVNAYLRSGDCYQVNLAQRFDAPYSGDEYQAYLRLRDANKAPFSAFIRIPNAVIISISPERFLSVDNHGKVQTKPIKGTRPRSPDQAIDEQNIQALRGSSKDRAENLMIVDLLRNDLSKSCQPHSVDVPALFEIESFAAVHHLVSTVTGQLADQQTALSLLRGAFPGGSITGAPKIRAMEIIEELEPQRRNIYCGSIGYLGIDGDMDTSICIRTILLENSHIYCWAGGGIVLDSTALDEYQESLDKVCKILPVLLQGNA